AATCCCCTGTGAAGTTCCATCTCGGTGTTGAGGGTGGCGTTCAGAAGGTCGGCGAAGCGGCCCATCTCGGGAAGCCGGGGCGCCTTGGCCACCGCGAGGGCAATGACGCGGCTGTATTCGATGAGGAAGATATAGTCCTGGCACATGTAAAACCGGAAACGATCCGCCGGCAAGGTTCCGTCCCCGATTCCCCGGACGAAGGGATGGCCATGGATGGCTTTCCAGAGCGGCTCGGCCTCCCGCCGCAGCGTTTCGCTGAAGGAGCTCATTTCTCCCGCGTCCGTCTCACAGGTTGTCGAGGATTTTCTTCGACCGGCCTTTTTCCAGTGTCTCCTGGAAGGACTCGCCAAGGTCGAGCCCCAGATTCTGAGCCCGCTTCTGGGCCCAAAGGCCGATATTCCGGTCGTCCTTGTAAAAAGAATCTTTTCGCGAATCGGAAGGTTTGAACTCATCCAGGCGCTGCGTTTCACTCTTGTGCGAGCTGAACCGGGACATCATCTTGCGGAGCCGCTTTTCGCCGCAGCTCCGGCAGGTGAGCTTCCGCCGGTCGGAGGGCTTCATCACAAGATGCCCAGAAATGAAGCCGCAGGCTTCGCACTCATATTCGTAAATAGGCATCCTCGGCGCTCCTAGCTCCCGCTCTGCTCCGTTGTCATCTCCGCACCCAGCAGACG
This bacterium DNA region includes the following protein-coding sequences:
- a CDS encoding zinc ribbon domain-containing protein, producing the protein MPIYEYECEACGFISGHLVMKPSDRRKLTCRSCGEKRLRKMMSRFSSHKSETQRLDEFKPSDSRKDSFYKDDRNIGLWAQKRAQNLGLDLGESFQETLEKGRSKKILDNL